From Cannabis sativa cultivar Pink pepper isolate KNU-18-1 chromosome 8, ASM2916894v1, whole genome shotgun sequence, a single genomic window includes:
- the LOC115701047 gene encoding inactive TPR repeat-containing thioredoxin TTL3, translating to MSHAGKSIQEMGFDSLTNRFRDALSCRGNGSENDNKPDFKELDLGSPVSPLRTRGSANAAGGGGATTSSSSSSSSGSASGKTNNAQLGRRSDAKEVKNHSGELSFSSETSPSVHESHRSASATRNFKPGHRRSVSAGPPLIYSGGSFSAINSASNGGGGIGGGGSGNTATSSPSNSGGSTIFPSGNICPSGKVLKSGMGSRTSTKTDVLGSGTVNYGHGNIMRGGAKLSGGAGESNTTVGGPGIVQFSGEPGTMKRALANSDPEEVKRSGNELYRKGYFVEALSLYDRAISLSPDNAAYRSNRAAALTALGRLGEAVRECEEAVRLDPGYGRAHHRLASLYLRIGQVENARCHLFSHGQLPDQSELQKLKSLEKHLKQCADARKLGDWKSVIRESDAALAIGADSSPQLFSCKAEAFLKLHQLEEAELSLLNIHKFEDYPSSCLQSKFAGMVVEAYLYFVRAQVDMALGRFENAVAAAEKAGVIDYSNLEISMVLKNVKMVARARSRGNELFSSGRFADACSAYGEGLEYDIPNSVLYCNRAVCWSKLGIWEKSVLDCNQALKIQPNNTKALLRRAVSNAKLERWAEAVRDYEVLRRLLPGDNEVAESLHRAQVALKRSYGGGLQNKKFDGEVEEISSLDKFKAAISSPCFSVVHFKVSSDEQCEEISPFINMLCVRYPSVKFFKVDVEESSTVAKAENIRSVPTFKIYKNGEKVKEMIRPNHQFLEESVRSCTSNNNMVL from the exons ATGTCGCATGCTGGGAAATCAATACAAGAAATGGGTTTTGATTCTCTCACAAACAGGTTTAGAGATGCGTTGAGCTGCCGTGGTAATGGTAGTGAGAATGATAACAAGCCGGACTTTAAAGAGCTCGATCTAGGCTCACCCGTTTCGCCCTTGAGAACTCGGGGCTCGGCTAATGCGGCCGGCGGAGGTGGCGCTACTACTTCGAGTAGTAGCTCGAGCTCTTCCGGTTCGGCTTCGGGAAAAACTAATAATGCCCAATTGGGTAGAAGATCGGATGCCAAAGAAGTCAAAAACCACTCCGGTGAGCTATCGTTCTCGTCGGAAACCAGTCCGAGTGTCCACGAGAGTCACCGATCTGCTTCCGCAACGCGTAATTTCAAGCCGGGTCATCGGAGATCGGTCTCGGCTGGACCCCCATTGATCTACTCTGGTGGAAGCTTTAGTGCCATTAACAGTGCTAGTAATGGCGGCGGCGGTATTGGTGGTGGAGGCAGTGGGAACACCGCAACTTCGTCCCCTTCAAACTCCGGCGGCAGCACTATTTTCCCGAGCGGCAATATTTGTCCCTCCGGGAAGGTTTTGAAGTCTGGAATGGGGTCTAGAACCTCCACTAAGACTGATGTGTTGGGCTCTGGTACTGTGAACTACGGCCATGGTAATATCATGCGGGGGGGCGCAAAATTGAGTGGAGGTGCCGGAGAATCGAACACCACCGTTGGCGGACCTGGGATTGTACAGTTTTCCGGAGAACCAGGAACGATGAAGAGGGCATTGGCGAATTCTGATCCAGAGGAGGTGAAAAGGTCAGGAAACGAGCTTTATAGAAAAGGATATTTTGTGGAGGCATTATCGTTGTATGATCGAGCTATTTCATTGTCACCGGATAACGCCGCTTACCGGAGTAACAGGGCGGCGGCATTGACGGCTCTTGGGAGGTTAGGGGAAGCGGTGAGGGAGTGTGAGGAGGCTGTGAGGTTGGACCCTGGTTATGGGAGGGCCCACCATAGATTGGCTTCTCTCTATCTCCG CATTGGGCAGGTTGAAAATGCACGCTGCCACCTCTTTTCTCATGGCCAACTACCAGATCAATCTGAATTGCAGAAATTGAAATCACTAGAGAAGCATTTAAAACAATGCGCAGATGCCCGGAAGCTTGGTGATTGGAAGAGCGTGATAAGGGAATCAGATGCAGCCTTGGCAATTGGGGCGGACTCCTCTCCTCAG CTTTTTTCTTGCAAAGCAGAAGCCTTTTTGAAGCTTCATCAGCTTGAAGAAGCCGAGTTGAGCCTCTTAAACATTCACAAGTTTGAAGATTATCCTTCTTCTTGTTTACAATCCAAATTTGCTGGCATGGTTGTGGAAGCTTATTTGTACTTTGTTCGAGCTCAAGTTGATATGGCATTGGGAAG GTTTGAGAATGCTGTGGCAGCAGCTGAGAAGGCTGGCGTAATTGACTACAGTAACCTTGAAATTTCAATGGTGTTAAAAAATGTGAAAATGGTGGCAAGAGCTCGTTCTCGTGGTAACGAACTTTTCAGCTCAGGAAGATTTGCAGATGCTTGTTCAGCTTATGGAGAAGGCTTAGAATATGATATTCCCAACTCTGTTCTATATTGCAATAGAGCTGTGTGCTGGTCTAAGCTTGGAATTTGGGAAAAGTCAGTCTTGGATTGTAACCAAGCACTCAagattcagccaaataacaccAAGGCCCTTCTTCGCAGGGCTGTCTCAAATGCAAAG CTGGAACGATGGGCAGAAGCTGTGAGAGACTATGAGGTCTTGAGGAGGTTACTTCCTGGAGACAATGAAGTTGCCGAGTCTCTTCACCGTGCTCAAGTTGCGCTGAAGAGATCTTATGGTGGTGGTCTACAAAACAAGAAGTTCGATGGGGAAGTAGAGGAAATTTCTAGTCTAGATAAATTCAAAGCTGCAATTTCTTCACCTT GTTTTTCGGTTGTCCATTTCAAGGTCTCTTCCGATGAACAGTGTGAAGAAATATCCCCATTCATAAATATGTTGTGCGTTAGATACCCTTCTGTTAAATTCTTTAAG GTGGATGTGGAAGAGAGCTCGACGGTGGCAAAGGCCGAAAATATTAGATCAGTACCAACATTTAAAATCTACAAGAATGGTGAGAAAGTGAAGGAGATGATCCGCCCAAATCATCAGTTTTTGGAGGAGTCAGTAAGGAGCTGTActagtaataataatatggtTCTCTAG